DNA sequence from the Cataglyphis hispanica isolate Lineage 1 chromosome 12, ULB_Chis1_1.0, whole genome shotgun sequence genome:
GGCATCTGATTCGGAATTAAtgcaattgtattaatatttaatctcacaaaatattgaagaaaaagttCGTAATATCCCGGTGTAGTGGGTGTAAGAGAAACGGTGATCATTTTATCTTGTCCGGCGAAAACGGTGTCCATAATCGGCTGTATTTTTACATCGTGTTCTATGTTTCCGATCGGCCAATTACAATGGCTACACGTTATCTCGTAATGAATGTCTACCGGACTcaagttaaatatatgaaaatttaattcctttGTAGCTTTGTACGCTTGAACTCCGAAATTTAATTCATCGGGTGCtgactaaatatataataatatgcattacggaaattatttaatttgtatccTTCTTATtagctaatttttaaaattttttaaatttttaccacAAGGTAACCAGACTCGCAGCTTCCTATTACGTGTAGTGTAATGCAGACGCTGGGTCCAGTGGGAATTTTGTctctcaatataaataaaatacactttACGTCAAATTCATAGTTCCCAATTGTAGCAGGGCAAAATATCCACTCGAGAAAGAAGATAtcatttgagaaaattttattatttttatttcgaatctGTAGTTCAGGTGTCATGTTAACAAACTCataactaaaaaattgatatcaataattaaattataaaaaggattttaatgataaactgATAATACTCAGAATAATACTCctaattactttttaagagcaataagagataaataatggcacatattaatattttaatatcattataaatatttactttattgtaTGCCGAgtaatatttcgcatatagAATTGTTGTGGTTCTTGACAATTTGGAAATGTCGGCGCAAACCTCACAATTTGATCACGGAAACTGACATTAGCGCATTCTGCAAATCCTCGAAAATCTATGAAATACTCCGATTTTGTATTTCCGTTGAAATGTATCGCCCAACGCTCTACATAAACGCGTTCGTTGTCAATACCGGGTAACATACCGACTACAATAATCTGATAATCTCTAGAAAAGATCACATAATATGTCTTATTGATCGAAAAAGTATTGAACGTTaagaatattcattaaatattgtatacaaatgtcttgtataataaatataaaaatcatgatCGTCGCTCTAAATTTATACCTAACtatgtgcaatatatatatacaaatgcaataatttctaatctaaatccgaataataatttggacaatattaaattttatgttaaatacaCGTACTTATGAATTATTCCCATCATCGGCTTCACGAAAAAATGGCTCGATGTCGGCGGTATAAAGCGATACATCAATGGTAAGTgtccaaattttttaatcagaaaCGTGGTGTAAATCGGAAATGATGGTAAGCAAGGCGGCATTTTGACTATGTGAGGTATTTCATACTGGGGGATCCAGCCATCGGAACAAATAGGAAAGGAATGACCTGTAAAAAAGAACGTATAACATTGccgtcaaattaaaataatcgcaGCATTATGCAAAAGTAACGGAAAATATATGCACCAATTAATCGCACAGATGTAATTACAGGAAATACAACATTTTcctgataaaaaagattttcttgcTGATCGGTGAAAACATATCCGATGAATTCTCGCGCAAATAAATTGCTCCCTTTGTCTGGACTAAATGTGACTTCGAATAGAACTGTCTGACCCGCTGGTACTTTCGTGATAACGGgtattatgtcaaaaatttcttcaatatctatacataatctgatattaattgtcgataaaagaaatagaaaaataaatcaatgtacttataattatataattataaattaattatatttaatttataattatcgtgATACTTAGATAAtcttgaaaagaaaagaaaaaaattatgtatgacAGCTATCCTCATATACATTATGATTGAGGGATGAAACCTTGGtcccatttaattaatacgtcAGATCGAGTGTGATTAGTAAGACAGAGagtttctgaaattttttgcgTAGTATTTTCTGTCAAATCAGCTTGACCAAAATCGATGTAGTTTTTCGATAAAGAAATCGCAGGTACATCTTGCGCAGCGACGATAGTGTCGCTCATGTAGCTTTCGAAGccattctttaatttttcaggaTAATTAAAGCGattctgtatatttattttatgtaataacatCGAGCTGCAGTAACCGTATACTTCTATAATAATCGGTCTCTGTAATTCAAAAAAGGTAATcatctgaatattttatatggtaATATATAAggtaaaaagttatttttttttttttattgatgacaaatattatcatGTATTCCTGATTAAAGAGTaaggaaataatttctattctataatttctattttataattatatatatatatatatatatatatatatatatatatatatatatataatatatatgagagataaTATGgacaatttattaagaattactATCAATTCAAAATGCTATTCATGGCATCATTGATACGCAGAGATTTACATCATgttcgtttaattttaattcaagttttaatttattaaaaatctaaatcttCTCATTACGTGATTTAGGATTAAACACGGCAAGTGGCACGTGTAGATTCCAGCTTCCTGAGGCGCGAAAGTGATCATTACATATTTACGAGAATGAGAACCGATGCATCCTTGCTTCGTGTCAACTTTAAATGATCTTTGCGTCAGATCGATGTCGAACATAAAAATTGCCATGGCTTTGGAATCATTAACGAGTTTGATCCGTTTCTTTATCTCGCGTTTCTCGCTTGtgcatatcataattaatctcGTTGTGGACAAGGAAATTACAGGTcctagatatattattatctacatCATAGATGTTGATATTCATTCAATGTAAACATTATCTTAATCATATAAGACCAAAAAAAAACACTTCTCAGCAtccagataattaataattcatagcCATTTGCAATTCATTCGACGAAATTAAGCAAAATGTTTTTAGACTTATTTAAGTCTTAAAAGATGGCATTTACCTTATCACATCTCgacttttaaatagaaaagataataccgtgattaaataaacattttcaaaaaattaatgtcaatcaatttttttagcgaTCTAACttcttattttgaaatatatatatatatatatatatatatatatatatatatatatatatatatattatattaagcatTTCTTTAGAGCTCGAGCCTTTATAAATTctctaataatgaaaaataatccaAATCACATActgattatattgattaaaaatttcataccGATACACATTCCACAAACTTTAATTTCCGCTCGTTCTCCAACGGAATCCACGATCGTAAAGTAATCTATGTTTACGGAGGACGGCACGAACGGTCGATAGTATATTTTGCACTTGTAAATTTGGCCTGGAAGCAAAGACCACGAATAGCTACATAATTCGAATACATGGTCCAGAGGATTAGTAGTAGCATCTCTTCGAGCTTCATAAATCTGCTCCATCTACAATTTCATTCAATGTTAATCGTGAATTCACAATGTTGCGAATCTTGCGATCTTTCATGCAACGATACACTTGGACATtaagaaatcaaataatatactaACGCAACTTTCGTTGATTATCTCTATCCACTTGATAGCCGTAGCGTCCACTTCCACTTCGCCAAATTCTACGTAAATTTTTCTCGGCCCTTCGCAGCACATTATCCTTTGCTTCTATTATATCCGATtatcaattacaattatttctctcttctttcaaaGTGAAGTTGCGCTCCGAGAAAACGTGCCGCGACATCTTTCGAGATCTCGATCGCGTGATCGATATCGCGAACTCAATGACGTTCTCGGATGACGTCACGACTTGTTTTGGTCCCTCTCCCGCTTTCCTATCGCGAAGAGTGGATGACGCATTTCTCGGTAACGACGTCGCAGATCTGCTCCGGGCTTTCCGCTGCTCGATTTCACGAAAATAATCTCACGCAGAATTTCTGTCGCCGCGCGACAGAAAGGAATAGACAGCGTTTCGTCATCCACAGCGTCATCCGTGCGACTGTTTCTCACGTTCTGCATATATGGCTTTGTGACACTTGCGAGCCACGCGCGCGAGTCGCACcccgaagaaaaaaaaaaaaaatgatccagCCACGCGCCTCGTCGAGCGTCGTCTGCCTCCTGATCGCGATCGCGCATCTCTCCACGTGCACGCGTTACAACAATTACAACGAGTGTAAGTTCTCAAGTTCGGCCTGCGAAGATTTATCGCGAGAATGGCATGGCATTCCTTAATGTGTGCGGGCTCTCGTTTCTAACCTCACCTTCCGTGTACTTTTTTCCCGTAGATTCTCTTGAAAGTGAGAAGTTCTGTCATCCTTTGAACAAGAAGCACACGCACGACTTACGCAATGGTACCGCGGCGATCGTCACGTCGCATCACATATTCGATCGTTGGATCGTCAAAGGCGATCTTAAGTGCACGTTCACCTTCAAGACCGCGAGGAACGAGGGCCTCTTCGCGGTTATCCACAAAATGTCTTTTCGACGTATCGGTAATCAGTGTTTGGATTATGTACGGGTAAGTTGATGGATGATGAACCCGATAATTTTCGGAGCAAATCTAATTTTCCCTTTATTATCAGTTTAATCAATCTTTGCACTGACATCATTTATCTttctatagaataaaatatgtttgataataaaattattttcatattttatatcgcaaaCATTATATTAGACTTCAATGGTTTGcagatacatttaaaatagattgctaatttttataaaattacaataaaattatatatatttatataatatatattaatatatacagttCATTTATATCTAAGAAGTGTAACTGTAGTTAATCTTCCATTACATTCAGCTTTAAAAACATCTCTCTTGAAGATCCAATAGTAATTATTTAGCACTACATATTTAGTTAGCATTTATGTATGTGTCTTGTATGATAtagtttcaagaaaaaaaaatttaatttcctcaATACACTTtaagaatatagaaatatataagaaacatgaaaaatattacatgtgacaaaaattagatttatttaatcaataattctgaaaatttgcagaaattatattttaaaaaattttaaattaaaagattaattttctcgatttattaaaatgatagatAAATGTATCTGCAAACCATTGAAGTCTAATATAATGtttgcgatataaaatatgaaaataattttattatcaaacatattttattaaaatcgtattttgatttaattaaaattggcACTTGCaacattaaacttttaataagtattttattagtttaagAGATCCGACGGTTATTATACGAACGAGTTCTGTGGAGAAATAGATCGCCAATCAATGTCTTTTCCGGTTCTTGAATCTGAAGATAATTCACATAATATGGATGATACCCTGCTGCAATCACATGACAAATATGCCGAGTTTGATGCCATTAAGAAATCGAAAACATTTTCAATTGAACCTGTTATAACAGAATTCGAAACAGAGATATTCATCTCCAAGGAGAGATTGTTGGATGGAGAATATCTGGATCTTAGTATAGTTTACACTCCATGCAGAAGTATGTTTttcatcctatatatatatatatatatatatatatatatatatatatatatatatatcaaatgtaacaaatatatataaattacagatCTTGTTTGATGATTCATTTACAGGTTGCAAGAAGGTGGATCCCGAACGATACAAACCAGTTGGATATAATGTTTGCATTCGCAAGGAATACCTGTGCGATATGATTTACAATTGTCCGCTCGGTATTTGTTCGGACGAATTTAATTGCTCACATACAATCACCGATCGGTTTCCCAGAGACGACACTGCCACAAAAGTCACTGTAGGAGCAGTCACTACCATGATTCTCTGCTTCATCATTTTCATCATGTGTCTGTGGATTTGCAAGAAATCTCGCAAGTTGTGCTGGTCATCGGATTGCGCCGGTCCGAACATGTGTTCGCGACCGAATTCCTTGCCGGACGCGGACGTAGGTCTGGGATCTAATCGCACCGTACCTACGGCTCCTATGCTGGAGGTCGCGGTGTCTTCCCCGGTTGTGAACAAGGATCTGCCTCCCAGTTACGACTCGTTATTCCCTGAACAGAGTAATCCTGCCAGATTGTAAGTTATTGAATCTGATTAGAATTAAGCGCGTTGAATATGTCGCCTAATGTTTTAATTAGGCGTTATTTTGCATACATCCACGTGATGTAAATTAAGTTGTTCTTTTTCCTGCACATATTTGTTCCACAAAGTGTGAACAAATTTCGATTGAAAATAAGAGGgccttgataaaaaaaaaaaataatgtgtatcTAGCACCAATTTTGATATCGCGTGCCAACATGAGCTGAATGATATAACTTcagaatattattgatattacagACAAAACATAATCGAGAGACGGAATtgtaacaaatatgtataatagataCTATTTTTTAGCAACGAGTTTTATTCTCGGACGAATTCTCATTTCATGTCCCTCTtgtgaagaagaagaaagccCTTAAAAATCAACTAATGTTTTGCATAtgtcaattttgataaatttgaccAATGTGCGATCAGCCTTCACAATCAAAGCGCTCTATTATCTATATACAGTTACATTACTACATTGTACTTCTATCATACTAAcatcatgtttattttttatatattggtgAGATTACATGGAATGCACGGTTAATACCTAATTCGGTtaagttttgttttttcttatgtataaCTTTAAGTTTGAGAATTTCGatgtttagtattattttttaataaatattaaagaaaatctatATTGCAAGAAGTTTGCTCATTAATCAACAAAAGAACATAATCATGAAATtgctttttgatatttaacaaaatataaatttgctacTTCTTACATCAAGATATCGAtgcagtattttttaaatatgttaattaaatctaaagtTATTCCTTATTGGTTAACTTTGctcgtttaaattattatatactatcatatttgtattaatattgggCAAGAAAAGTAAATTGTAACTATTTCAAGGAAAATAATCCAATGGGATCTATTGTGTTCATAGACATTcacaaaataagatatatggAACTTACTGTATTGTAGCATACTTTTTGATaaacaatgtattttatttagatacgCGCGAAAATATGTGtaacttttgtaatataaaagtatgaaaattttataacaattcatAGACATATTCTAtagacatatgtatatatatttttgagattgaatgttattataagactctttataaaatgtatgtaataatatttgtaaatattcaaCTTGTGATAATAaagacttatatatatatgtacatgtaaaaaatcaaatgttgcaaggtgaatatttatttcttgtctTTGAATTCTGTATGTATAGGTATATGTTCGAGGAACCATagacaaatattaatgatatgatCAATCTCAGTAGATCCACTTGATAACGGATGATTGTCTTCGTATGCGAGCAATCTGCAAcgtgttaattttttcaatgacGCGATGTATGAGTTTGAATCCATTGTACTTAGATACGAATTTCAACTTACTTAGTTTTCACTTTGTTAGCTTTGAGCCGTTGATACCACATTATTCCTTGATGAGGTGGTACTCGCAAATCTTTCGTTCCAATGCAAATCAAAGTGGGTGCCTTAACTTTATCGATGTGCAAAATCGGCGagcatttcttcatttttacaAACAAGTCAATGTTATCGGGCCAAGGACCatcaaaaaagtaaaagaaaccTGCCTCTACAGCGCacctgcaataaaaattaaattatgttcgtattaaaatgcaacaatatgatgaattttttaaatattagtgtGTGAATCATTGTCacatataattcacaatacatttacaaaaaaggAAAACTGTATTTCAGTCAAACTTAGACTAGTCGCGACTGGTGGATACATTTGAGATAACGATTAAGCTTACACATTATGAAGATACGCTATTTTCTCTTCCTTAGTCAGAGTATTGCGACTGAAATACAAATACGGGATAGTGAATAATTTAGACGTGAATAATAACGTtatgagatattaaatatctctttaccAATCTGGGATATCCGATATGCCAAACATGATGGAGATATCGATTACCGGATTTCTTGCGACTGCTGCTTTGTACATatcctgaaataaaaataaatttttatacggaatgaatatatttattttgtgtataatttacatgatttacttagattattaaatttattatacaaattcattatatttatttcatttaccgGAACTTGTCCGCTCAAATGTGTTGCCAAAAATCCACCGTGAGATCCACCGCAAACACCTATGCGATCAGGATCGAGCcaaggatatttttttattgcttcttGCGTAGCTGTTATGCAGTCCTTCACATCTGTGTCTCCCACTTTCCCTTGAAGATATTCTACAGTCGCGCTGCCCATTCCCGTGGAACCACGATAATTCACTTGTATTATCGCAAAACctgaattttacataattaatccactaaacatatataatctctttgaATGTTACAGATTTAAATGTAgcgctattaaatatataaatatggctCTATTCCATAAGGACTTGACTTTTGTCCATGATACACAGATCCTTCtttaaattgtacattaaacagataaataagattatatatgaagaatatatcttttctgtTACAATTGTACACTGTTAAGtgtcatattttatcaattcaatttttacttgACTATTAGATGCGCgaattgaatttattctcttataaaacaagtaaaaataagcaaaagaaTATCAATACATAAGATCTGAATAGCTCAAAGATAAGAGCAATCAAGCAGAAAGAATAAAGTGATCTAGATCGATTCTCGATCCAGTCATCTTtgctcaatatatttttcgcttaTATGCCTATACagagaaatatgatttataaccATAATACCTGCTGATACCAAGAAAGAGTGATCCAACGAAAATATGTTTGTGAAACTGCTATGAGGGCCCCCATGCGGTATCACTATAAAAGGAACTGATTTATCTTTACCAATTTTTGGaccaaagtaaataaaattaaattgttctgaaaataacatatatataaaaatttaatttttgaaatagatgtaagaaatattatataaacaatgcaATGCACTTACTTATGCTGTCATcgttgttataaatatattcattaggttcgtatataatttcattaagcTCGTCTATTTTCATTGGAGTTGTAATTGTAATTCTGGGAATATCACCAATATTTACTGCTTTACTTTTAAAACGACCTACCATAAGACTGGCAGGTTGTGTTACggaagtatttaaaaatgcaattatgttCCCTTTTACATCCAGTATACTAAGACTGCTtccatcattttttatttcagtaatattctttgtttctgtaaataaaatttataatttttgtgagtaatataaatagaaaggaaatattaatgtgataaattatagttctacatatattaatataaaattttagtatcttacttatattaacaatatatgaaACGATATTGTTCCTTTGAGGTGTACTGAAAAATAAGTATAGAG
Encoded proteins:
- the LOC126853528 gene encoding cilia- and flagella-associated protein 65-like — its product is MCCEGPRKIYVEFGEVEVDATAIKWIEIINESCMEQIYEARRDATTNPLDHVFELCSYSWSLLPGQIYKCKIYYRPFVPSSVNIDYFTIVDSVGERAEIKVCGMCIGPVISLSTTRLIMICTSEKREIKKRIKLVNDSKAMAIFMFDIDLTQRSFKVDTKQGCIGSHSRKYVMITFAPQEAGIYTCHLPCLILNHRPIIIEVYGYCSSMLLHKINIQNRFNYPEKLKNGFESYMSDTIVAAQDVPAISLSKNYIDFGQADLTENTTQKISETLCLTNHTRSDVLIKWDQDIEEIFDIIPVITKVPAGQTVLFEVTFSPDKGSNLFAREFIGYVFTDQQENLFYQENVVFPVITSVRLIGHSFPICSDGWIPQYEIPHIVKMPPCLPSFPIYTTFLIKKFGHLPLMYRFIPPTSSHFFVKPMMGIIHKDYQIIVVGMLPGIDNERVYVERWAIHFNGNTKSEYFIDFRGFAECANVSFRDQIVRFAPTFPNCQEPQQFYMRNITRHTINYEFVNMTPELQIRNKNNKIFSNDIFFLEWIFCPATIGNYEFDVKCILFILRDKIPTGPSVCITLHVIGSCESGYLVSAPDELNFGVQAYKATKELNFHIFNLSPVDIHYEITCSHCNWPIGNIEHDVKIQPIMDTVFAGQDKMITVSLTPTTPGYYELFLQYFVRLNINTIALIPNQMPRNICKLCSLCVLPTLKVTNLQCYGPYPDMSKAFLWKLMKINIFNTLLQDLQAETSQTLYINFPAMILHESPFIIKLLLRNVTAVIASWNIKRVQLCSCRPIFKGFSLQRAKYDCLHRKVCSVQPKTGNLKPGEENWITLELHYVLLGKTESKWDLDLGNNRHIFFLIVIEGLSSSVNKLHLLNGTHFKFQHIYLGDKSPIYQVCWVHNGTNHSIPFSVNPRTVREINQQYCYEVFSCATRYAIVNPQSSVPILLKFQPRQFGTFKGRLCLTLGDEEEELILEGESSLPHKPAAIGEYIPSESHDIDDDIPIYFNADCIDILHVATHSHVIKMIMMHNNLVQDVLAFEWKRNDIPGVIHVEVHPQKGLIKPMSVKSFQVAINTEEYPCVIDLNIPCEFINTSQRRAYQRSVYKLEDMSRELKGQFTITEKGVSVPKPLMKVLEKPQTFYKTITIRCSIYSMEDKFLKISLMDELINAPPKRICIEKNDRQILTFGKKDINRSSFIIEGLLWEIVNSKIFKNIMQDILRNESNLFYSQFTMNLYERKRLIRRSYISSPRALINRILERMLFIILHQEFALKTAHLIQHKDIRHKNYLNIISGMNRRKIAKQGIEILYFILRKHCLIVLIVAICFRKTVVMSR
- the LOC126853525 gene encoding uncharacterized protein LOC126853525 — encoded protein: MTSRLVLVPLPLSYREEWMTHFSVTTSQICSGLSAARFHENNLTQNFCRRATERNRQRFVIHSVIRATVSHVLHIWLCDTCEPRARVAPRRKKKKMIQPRASSSVVCLLIAIAHLSTCTRYNNYNEYSLESEKFCHPLNKKHTHDLRNGTAAIVTSHHIFDRWIVKGDLKCTFTFKTARNEGLFAVIHKMSFRRIGNQCLDYVRFKRSDGYYTNEFCGEIDRQSMSFPVLESEDNSHNMDDTLLQSHDKYAEFDAIKKSKTFSIEPVITEFETEIFISKERLLDGEYLDLSIVYTPCRSCKKVDPERYKPVGYNVCIRKEYLCDMIYNCPLGICSDEFNCSHTITDRFPRDDTATKVTVGAVTTMILCFIIFIMCLWICKKSRKLCWSSDCAGPNMCSRPNSLPDADVGLGSNRTVPTAPMLEVAVSSPVVNKDLPPSYDSLFPEQSNPARL
- the LOC126853522 gene encoding acylamino-acid-releasing enzyme-like isoform X1, with protein sequence MASAQIKELVNLYKSLAAHPSLTGARILGTASGRLSIQGLWTQRNLERKTDQRFLQKYELNSDLTPISSEFPIDVTTELMSTLTKNEERRAVLRQAIIDNSAKQFIEIWDKQHNVKNYDLSALDVHGDVYTDVEFRSFEWSPDNTKVLYIAEKKFPKSEPFYKQKPLDKKDKEKKEDEEVIVGNEYIYKPHWGEQLVGKHRPVVVVLDTTTDNITVLSGIPDELSPGQVIWTKDQDVIGVAWKHEPQYLGLVACTNRYSWIFLLKNGKYWKLSDDGCAVHSPRISPDGNYLIWLQRKAGALPHHNAHALVLRDLRIEKSHVNEIVEIVQVSKTINNNKHFYGIYGRLPHNCWSDDSLYLFFSTPQRNNIVSYIVNIKTKNITEIKNDGSSLSILDVKGNIIAFLNTSVTQPASLMVGRFKSKAVNIGDIPRITITTPMKIDELNEIIYEPNEYIYNNDDSIKQFNFIYFGPKIGKDKSVPFIVIPHGGPHSSFTNIFSLDHSFLVSAGFAIIQVNYRGSTGMGSATVEYLQGKVGDTDVKDCITATQEAIKKYPWLDPDRIGVCGGSHGGFLATHLSGQVPDMYKAAVARNPVIDISIMFGISDIPDCRNTLTKEEKIAYLHNVCAVEAGFFYFFDGPWPDNIDLFVKMKKCSPILHIDKVKAPTLICIGTKDLRVPPHQGIMWYQRLKANKVKTKLLAYEDNHPLSSGSTEIDHIINICLWFLEHIPIHTEFKDKK
- the LOC126853522 gene encoding acylamino-acid-releasing enzyme-like isoform X2, which translates into the protein MASAQIKELVNLYKSLAAHPSLTGARILGTASGRLSIQGLWTQRNLERKTDQRFLQKYELNSDLTPISSEFPIDVTTELMSTLTKNEERRAVLRQAIIDNSAKQFIEIWDKQHNVKNYDLSALDVHGDVYTDVEFRSFEWSPDNTKVLYIAEKKFPKSEPFYKQKPLDKKDKEKKEDEEVIVGNEYIYKPHWGEQLVGKHRPVVVVLDTTTDNITVLSGIPDELSPGQVIWTKDQDVIGVAWKHEPQYLGLVACTNRYSWIFLLKNGKYWKLSDDGCAVHSPRISPDGNYLIWLQRKAGALPHHNAHALVLRDLRIEKSHVNEIVEIVQVSKTINNNKHFYGIYGRLPHNCWSDDSLYLFFSTPQRNNIVSYIVNIKTKNITEIKNDGSSLSILDVKGNIIAFLNTSVTQPASLMVGRFKSKAVNIGDIPRITITTPMKIDELNEIIYEPNEYIYNNDDSIKQFNFIYFGPKIGKDKSVPFIVIPHGGPHSSFTNIFSLDHSFLVSAGFAIIQVNYRGSTGMGSATVEYLQGKVGDTDVKDCITATQEAIKKYPWLDPDRIGVCGGSHGGFLATHLSGQVPDMYKAAVARNPVIDISIMFGISDIPDWCAVEAGFFYFFDGPWPDNIDLFVKMKKCSPILHIDKVKAPTLICIGTKDLRVPPHQGIMWYQRLKANKVKTKLLAYEDNHPLSSGSTEIDHIINICLWFLEHIPIHTEFKDKK